In Bacillus kexueae, the following proteins share a genomic window:
- a CDS encoding glycerophosphodiester phosphodiesterase — translation MTKIIAHRGMSKVYPENTMISFEAAYVAGADGIEFDVQMTKDGELVVIHDEMLDRTTNVTGWIMDYTFEEMKMIDASYKFSAFKGQCPIPTLDEVFKWVKGKSRPFIFNIELKNSVVTYPGIGEKIARLIKKYHWTPYTVLSSFNHYSLVELKKTFPDIEMAILYNEWLYEPWKYCTNIGVEGLHPHYKSLQREDIVNQAKKNGVPVRPYTVNKENELKRLMKLGVDAIITDDVEKAYRIRKELVDS, via the coding sequence ATGACAAAAATCATTGCTCACCGTGGGATGAGTAAGGTTTATCCAGAAAATACGATGATCTCCTTTGAAGCGGCATATGTAGCTGGAGCAGATGGCATAGAATTTGATGTTCAAATGACAAAAGATGGGGAATTAGTGGTCATCCACGATGAAATGCTAGATCGAACAACGAATGTAACAGGTTGGATAATGGATTACACGTTTGAAGAGATGAAAATGATTGACGCTTCATATAAATTTTCAGCTTTTAAAGGGCAATGTCCGATTCCAACATTAGATGAAGTTTTTAAATGGGTGAAAGGGAAATCCAGACCTTTCATATTTAATATTGAATTGAAAAATAGCGTAGTAACCTATCCGGGAATAGGGGAGAAGATTGCCCGCCTCATAAAGAAATATCATTGGACGCCATATACAGTCCTTTCATCTTTTAATCATTATAGCTTGGTGGAGCTGAAAAAAACGTTTCCAGACATAGAGATGGCAATACTGTATAATGAATGGCTTTATGAACCGTGGAAGTACTGTACAAATATTGGTGTTGAAGGATTACACCCTCATTACAAGTCTTTACAAAGAGAAGATATTGTAAATCAAGCAAAGAAAAATGGAGTGCCGGTACGCCCCTATACGGTGAATAAAGAAAATGAATTAAAAAGGCTTATGAAATTAGGTGTTGATGCGATTATTACTGATGATGTCGAAAAAGCCTATAGGATAAGAAAAGAACTAGTCGATTCCTAA
- the spo0A gene encoding sporulation transcription factor Spo0A, which produces MKKIKVCIVDDNKELVALLEEYLSSLDDMEVVGVAHNGQDCLKLLSEKKPDVLLLDIIMPHLDGLAVLEKMRELDIPKQLNVIMLTAFGQEDVTKKAVDLGAAYFILKPFDMESLASHIRQVSGKASPILKRPAPKPEEKATNLDAMITSIIHEIGVPAHIKGYQYLREAISMVYNDIELLGSITKVLYPDIAKKYNTTASRVERAIRHAIEVAWSRGNIESISNLFGYTVSMSKAKPTNSEFIAMVADKLRLEHKAS; this is translated from the coding sequence GTGAAAAAAATTAAAGTTTGTATTGTTGATGATAATAAAGAGCTTGTGGCCTTGTTGGAAGAATATTTATCAAGTCTTGATGATATGGAAGTGGTTGGAGTAGCTCATAATGGTCAAGATTGCTTAAAGTTGTTATCGGAAAAGAAACCGGATGTGCTCTTATTGGATATTATTATGCCTCATTTAGATGGTCTTGCTGTACTAGAAAAGATGCGAGAATTAGACATTCCAAAACAATTGAACGTTATCATGTTAACTGCTTTTGGTCAAGAAGATGTGACGAAGAAGGCGGTCGACTTAGGGGCTGCTTATTTTATTTTAAAGCCGTTTGACATGGAAAGTTTAGCCAGTCATATTCGTCAAGTAAGTGGAAAAGCTTCACCAATCCTTAAACGCCCTGCACCTAAGCCGGAAGAAAAGGCGACGAATTTAGACGCAATGATTACAAGTATTATTCATGAAATCGGTGTACCGGCTCACATTAAAGGATACCAATATTTACGTGAAGCCATTTCAATGGTTTATAACGATATCGAACTGCTGGGATCGATAACGAAAGTATTATACCCAGACATTGCTAAAAAATATAACACAACTGCATCTCGAGTTGAACGTGCCATTCGTCATGCCATCGAAGTTGCGTGGAGCAGAGGGAATATTGAGTCCATTTCGAATTTATTTGGATATACCGTCAGTATGTCAAAGGCAAAACCGACAAATTCAGAGTTTATCGCAATGGTTGCTGATAAATTACGTCTCGAGCATAAAGCTTCTTGA
- the recN gene encoding DNA repair protein RecN — protein MLAEISIRNFAIIESLTVSFEKGLTVLTGETGAGKSIIIDAISLLAGGRGSSEFVRYGEKKAEIEGLFLLDHEKHPCVKKCEEFGIDLQDGMVILRRDIGANGKSVCRVNGKLVTIAVLREIGRLLVDIHGQHDNQELMDEHHHLHLLDEFGGEEVKRAKGDYLELYNRYVELSNRLKRLSDNEQEMAHRLDLIQFQLNEIESAGLEPEEDVRLQEERKQIVNFEKVYKAMQNAYNALQGDQRGLDWLGVAMSHLEDVADINDTLQTLSETVSNHYYIIEDITYQLRNELDTLEFDPERLNTIESRLNEINHLKRKYGHSVDEILAYAAKIEEEIETLTNRDSHIHKIREELQSIRNDLLVEAKNISKIRKKWAKTLTEKIMEELKALYMDKTTFSVQFLTETEDVNFTQEGIDRVEFYISTNPGEPLKPLAKVASGGELSRIMLAMKSIFSKHQGITSIIFDEVDTGVSGRVAQAIGEKIYKVSEGSQVLCITHLPQVAAMADTHLFISKETKDGRTKTSVKPLEQDEKIKEIGRMIAGVEVTELTKQHAKELLQLAHTVKS, from the coding sequence GTGTTAGCGGAAATATCCATTCGTAATTTTGCAATTATCGAATCGTTGACAGTATCGTTTGAAAAAGGATTAACGGTGTTAACAGGGGAAACAGGCGCCGGTAAATCGATTATTATTGATGCAATTTCATTGTTAGCTGGTGGAAGAGGCTCTTCTGAATTTGTTCGTTACGGTGAGAAAAAAGCTGAGATAGAGGGTTTGTTTTTGCTTGACCATGAAAAGCATCCATGTGTTAAAAAGTGTGAAGAATTCGGCATTGATCTTCAAGATGGGATGGTTATATTACGCAGGGATATTGGAGCAAATGGAAAAAGTGTTTGTAGAGTGAACGGAAAGCTCGTAACGATAGCGGTATTACGTGAAATCGGAAGGTTGCTTGTTGATATACATGGTCAACACGACAATCAAGAACTGATGGATGAACATCATCACTTACATTTGCTCGATGAATTTGGTGGTGAAGAAGTAAAACGAGCCAAAGGAGATTACTTAGAACTGTATAATCGGTACGTAGAGCTTTCTAATCGATTAAAACGATTATCTGATAATGAACAAGAAATGGCACATCGTTTGGATTTGATTCAATTTCAGCTTAATGAAATAGAATCAGCAGGTTTAGAGCCGGAGGAAGATGTAAGGTTACAAGAAGAACGAAAACAAATCGTTAATTTTGAAAAAGTATATAAAGCAATGCAAAATGCATACAATGCTTTGCAAGGGGACCAGCGTGGACTTGACTGGCTAGGGGTAGCTATGAGTCATTTAGAAGATGTTGCGGATATTAATGACACCTTGCAAACACTGTCCGAAACGGTATCCAATCATTATTACATAATTGAAGATATAACTTATCAATTGCGAAATGAGCTCGATACGCTTGAATTTGACCCAGAAAGATTAAATACGATTGAATCTCGCTTGAATGAAATCAACCACTTGAAACGAAAATACGGTCATTCAGTCGATGAAATTTTAGCATACGCCGCTAAAATTGAAGAAGAAATTGAAACGTTAACCAATCGGGATAGTCACATTCATAAAATACGCGAAGAACTTCAATCTATACGTAACGATTTGCTCGTAGAAGCAAAAAATATTTCTAAAATAAGAAAAAAATGGGCGAAAACCTTAACAGAAAAAATTATGGAAGAACTTAAGGCGCTGTATATGGATAAAACGACTTTCTCGGTGCAGTTCTTAACAGAAACGGAAGACGTTAACTTTACTCAAGAAGGAATTGATCGAGTAGAGTTTTACATATCTACGAACCCTGGTGAGCCGTTAAAACCCCTTGCTAAAGTCGCCTCAGGTGGGGAATTATCTCGTATTATGCTGGCGATGAAATCGATATTTTCAAAACACCAAGGTATTACTTCAATTATATTTGACGAGGTAGATACGGGGGTAAGTGGACGAGTAGCGCAAGCAATCGGCGAAAAAATTTACAAAGTTTCAGAAGGCTCTCAAGTATTATGTATCACCCATTTACCGCAAGTGGCTGCAATGGCGGATACACATCTTTTTATTTCCAAGGAAACGAAAGATGGTCGAACGAAAACAAGTGTAAAGCCACTTGAACAAGATGAAAAAATTAAAGAAATTGGCCGAATGATTGCGGGCGTGGAAGTAACGGAATTAACAAAACAACACGCAAAAGAGTTATTACAATTAGCACATACCGTTAAAAGTTGA
- a CDS encoding DUF2627 domain-containing protein: MVRLIALLIMIIPGVIAAYGIKLMRDMVFGILQPPFPFLWLQFLTGLLFFLIGLAFISGFILHRDRKRNKVQSRFQKKN; encoded by the coding sequence ATGGTGAGATTAATCGCATTGCTAATAATGATTATCCCCGGTGTCATTGCAGCATATGGCATAAAATTAATGAGGGATATGGTATTTGGTATCTTGCAGCCTCCATTCCCATTCCTTTGGTTGCAATTTTTGACTGGACTTTTATTTTTTCTAATAGGATTAGCATTTATTAGCGGTTTTATTTTGCATCGCGATCGAAAGCGAAACAAAGTACAATCTCGCTTCCAAAAAAAGAACTAG
- the yqiS gene encoding phosphate butyryltransferase produces the protein MKLDDLLTKAAQLEGKTVAVAQAEDEEVIEAVKAALEKRIANFLLFGDEEKIHHLLREKSIQQDGVKVVHTTSKQMSAEMAVKAVSQKEADVVMKGNVPTSTILKAVLNKEFGLRTGKVLSHVAVFEVPGYDRYMIVTDAAMNIAPDLQQKAQIVSNAVEIATAIGIEMPKVAPIAAVETVNPQMQATLDAAALTQMNARGQIPNCIIDGPLALDNAVSIKAAEHKGITSEVAGAADILLVPVIEAGNILYKSLIYFAKAKVGAVIAGAKAPIVLTSRADSAESKLYSLALAICSAK, from the coding sequence ATGAAGTTAGACGATTTGCTTACGAAAGCAGCCCAATTAGAAGGTAAAACTGTTGCAGTTGCTCAAGCAGAAGATGAAGAAGTAATTGAAGCAGTTAAAGCTGCTCTAGAAAAGCGTATAGCAAACTTTTTATTATTTGGTGATGAGGAAAAAATTCATCATCTATTACGCGAAAAAAGCATTCAGCAAGACGGTGTAAAAGTTGTGCACACAACTTCTAAGCAAATGTCTGCTGAAATGGCTGTAAAAGCAGTATCTCAAAAAGAAGCTGATGTTGTGATGAAAGGAAATGTTCCAACATCAACGATTTTAAAAGCAGTTTTAAATAAAGAATTTGGACTTCGCACGGGGAAAGTATTATCTCATGTCGCAGTATTTGAAGTTCCGGGGTACGATCGCTATATGATTGTTACGGACGCTGCGATGAATATAGCACCTGATTTACAACAAAAAGCACAAATTGTGAGCAATGCAGTTGAAATTGCAACCGCTATTGGTATTGAAATGCCAAAAGTTGCTCCGATTGCTGCTGTTGAAACCGTAAACCCACAAATGCAAGCAACACTTGATGCGGCTGCATTAACCCAAATGAATGCGAGAGGTCAAATTCCGAATTGTATTATTGATGGGCCACTTGCCCTTGATAACGCGGTATCCATTAAAGCAGCAGAGCATAAGGGCATCACGAGTGAAGTAGCCGGTGCTGCGGATATATTATTAGTACCTGTGATTGAAGCAGGAAATATCCTTTATAAATCACTTATTTACTTTGCGAAAGCAAAAGTAGGTGCTGTCATTGCTGGTGCAAAAGCACCGATTGTCTTAACGAGTCGTGCAGATTCGGCTGAAAGTAAATTGTATTCATTAGCTTTAGCTATTTGTTCTGCAAAATAA
- the ahrC gene encoding transcriptional regulator AhrC/ArgR, whose amino-acid sequence MNKGQRHIKIRELITNFEVETQDELVDMLKNAGFNVTQATVSRDIKELHLVKVPMPDGRYKYSLPADQRFNPLQKLKRALMDAFVKIDAAGHLLVMKTMPGNANAIGALIDNLDWEEILGTICGDDTILIICRTAEDTEVLTNRFLDML is encoded by the coding sequence ATGAATAAAGGGCAAAGACATATAAAGATTCGTGAATTAATTACAAACTTTGAGGTTGAAACACAAGATGAGCTTGTTGACATGCTAAAGAACGCAGGTTTTAATGTGACACAGGCGACCGTTTCTCGTGATATTAAGGAATTACATTTAGTGAAAGTTCCAATGCCGGATGGTCGTTATAAGTATAGCCTTCCAGCAGATCAACGGTTTAACCCACTCCAAAAATTAAAGCGAGCTTTAATGGATGCGTTTGTCAAAATTGATGCTGCAGGGCATTTGCTTGTTATGAAAACAATGCCTGGTAATGCAAATGCAATAGGGGCATTAATTGATAACCTAGATTGGGAAGAAATTTTAGGAACGATCTGTGGAGATGATACAATATTAATCATTTGCCGTACGGCTGAAGATACGGAAGTTTTAACGAATCGTTTCTTGGACATGCTTTAA
- the bcd gene encoding Leu/Phe/Val dehydrogenase: MEIFKYMETYDYEQLVFCQDKESGLKAIIAIHDTTLGPALGGTRMWTYDSEEAAIEDALRLARGMTYKNAAAGLNLGGGKTVIIGDPRKDKNEAMFRAFGRFIQGLNGRYITAEDVGTTVADMDLIYEETDYVTGISPAFGSSGNPSPVTAYGVYRGMKAAAKEAFGTDSLEGKVIAVQGVGNVAYNLCRHLHEEGAKLIVTDINKEAVQRVVEEFGAKAVDINDIYSVDCDIFAPCALGGIINDETIPQLKAKVIAGAANNQLREAKHGDIITEMGIVYAPDYVINAGGVINVADELYGYNRERAMKRVEQIYNNIERVFEIAKRDNIPSYVAADRLAEERIETMRKSRSQFLQNGQSILSRRRGR; encoded by the coding sequence ATGGAAATTTTCAAGTATATGGAAACTTATGACTACGAGCAATTAGTATTCTGTCAAGATAAAGAATCTGGATTAAAAGCGATTATCGCAATTCATGATACAACTTTAGGTCCTGCTCTTGGTGGAACTCGTATGTGGACATACGATTCTGAAGAAGCAGCAATTGAAGATGCGCTTCGTTTAGCACGTGGTATGACTTATAAAAATGCTGCTGCTGGATTAAACCTAGGTGGAGGTAAGACAGTTATCATCGGTGATCCACGTAAAGATAAGAACGAAGCAATGTTCCGTGCATTCGGTCGCTTCATCCAAGGATTAAATGGTCGTTACATTACTGCTGAGGATGTAGGTACAACTGTAGCTGACATGGACTTAATCTATGAAGAAACTGATTATGTAACAGGAATCTCTCCTGCATTCGGTTCTTCTGGTAACCCATCTCCAGTAACAGCTTACGGAGTATATCGCGGAATGAAAGCTGCTGCGAAAGAAGCTTTCGGTACAGATTCATTAGAAGGTAAAGTAATTGCAGTTCAAGGTGTAGGTAACGTTGCTTACAACTTATGCCGTCACTTACATGAAGAAGGTGCAAAATTAATCGTAACTGATATCAATAAAGAAGCTGTTCAGCGCGTAGTTGAAGAGTTTGGTGCAAAAGCAGTTGATATTAATGATATTTACAGCGTAGATTGTGATATTTTCGCACCATGTGCACTTGGTGGAATTATCAACGATGAAACAATCCCTCAATTAAAAGCTAAAGTAATTGCGGGGGCTGCAAACAACCAGCTCCGTGAAGCGAAACACGGCGACATTATTACAGAAATGGGTATCGTTTATGCGCCTGACTATGTAATTAACGCAGGTGGCGTTATCAACGTTGCAGACGAATTATACGGATACAACCGTGAGCGTGCAATGAAGCGTGTAGAACAAATCTACAACAACATTGAGCGTGTATTCGAAATCGCTAAGCGTGATAACATCCCTTCATATGTTGCAGCAGACCGCTTAGCAGAAGAGCGTATTGAAACAATGCGTAAATCTCGTAGCCAATTCTTACAAAACGGTCAAAGCATCTTAAGCCGTCGTCGCGGTCGTTAA
- a CDS encoding TlyA family RNA methyltransferase, with protein MMAKKERLDVLLVERGLVESREKAKRSIMAGLVYSNEQRMDKPGEKVEVDIPLTIKGNVLPYVSRGGLKLEKAIREFNLNLNDLTMVDIGSSTGGFTDCGLQNGAKMSYAIDVGYNQLAWKLRQDDRVEVMERTNFRYVTAADFQKGMPQFASIDVSFISLRLILPVLKTILVPNSQIVALVKPQFEAGKENVGKKGIVRDPSVHEQVLNDITSFAINEGFHCKHLTHSPITGGDGNIEFLLHLHFEGNIECGQNDIQKSIKEIVLNAHEQLKKSTNTGEDSLQG; from the coding sequence ATTATGGCTAAAAAAGAACGTTTAGATGTTTTACTCGTAGAACGAGGTCTTGTTGAATCTAGAGAGAAAGCAAAAAGGTCCATAATGGCAGGGCTCGTATATAGCAACGAGCAACGAATGGATAAGCCTGGTGAAAAAGTAGAAGTTGATATCCCCCTTACTATAAAAGGAAACGTGTTGCCATATGTGAGTCGAGGGGGATTAAAGCTTGAAAAGGCGATACGAGAGTTTAATCTTAATTTAAACGATTTAACCATGGTAGATATCGGTTCTTCTACAGGAGGATTTACGGATTGCGGACTTCAAAATGGCGCTAAAATGTCATATGCCATTGACGTTGGTTATAACCAACTTGCATGGAAGTTGAGGCAGGATGATCGAGTAGAAGTTATGGAAAGAACGAATTTCCGCTATGTGACAGCGGCTGACTTTCAAAAGGGAATGCCACAATTTGCATCCATTGATGTTTCTTTCATCTCGCTACGTCTCATATTACCTGTACTAAAAACGATTCTTGTTCCTAACAGCCAAATCGTTGCACTCGTTAAGCCGCAGTTTGAAGCAGGAAAAGAAAACGTCGGAAAAAAAGGAATTGTTCGTGATCCATCTGTTCATGAACAAGTCTTAAATGACATCACTAGTTTTGCTATTAATGAAGGTTTCCATTGCAAACATTTAACTCATTCACCCATAACTGGTGGGGATGGTAATATCGAGTTCCTCCTTCATTTACATTTTGAAGGAAATATAGAATGTGGCCAAAACGACATTCAAAAATCGATTAAAGAAATTGTTTTAAATGCCCATGAACAGTTAAAAAAATCGACGAATACAGGAGAAGATTCATTACAGGGATAG
- the spoIVB gene encoding SpoIVB peptidase, producing the protein MKGLQIRKIIGAILLVSLLCIGFAKPVHEYVSMPKHLTVFEHQNVKINALPVNSEIHDQTTNAFKIGKDENELEIRGQSNGQGDVVFDFNGFPLKKVSVDVVPDLKVVPGGQSIGVKLNTLGVLVVGFHQIETSQGKASPGENAGIQIGDIITKINGTKIEKMNDVTPFIEKSGKTGSPLQLVVKRNDQLIETTLTPVKSEHDQSYRIGLYIRDSAAGIGTMTFYEPNSKKFGALGHVISDMDTKKPIVVHDGKIVRSTVTSIEKGSNGSPGEKLARFSDNKEIIGNISRNTPFGIFGQLEKGLQNGVMDQPLPIALSHEVKKGPAKILTVVEKDKVEAYDVEIVSTVNQKFPATKGMVIKITDSKLLEKTGGIVQGMSGSPIIQDGKIIGAVTHVFVNDPTSGYGVHIEWMLQDAGIDIYQKKDQKEAS; encoded by the coding sequence ATGAAAGGTTTACAAATAAGAAAAATAATTGGTGCAATTCTCCTTGTTTCTTTACTTTGTATAGGTTTTGCCAAACCTGTTCATGAATATGTATCAATGCCTAAACACCTTACCGTTTTTGAGCATCAAAACGTTAAAATTAACGCATTACCCGTAAATTCAGAAATCCATGACCAGACCACGAATGCTTTTAAAATTGGTAAAGATGAAAATGAGCTAGAAATTCGAGGACAATCAAATGGACAAGGGGATGTCGTGTTTGATTTTAACGGATTCCCATTAAAGAAGGTTTCCGTCGATGTTGTACCTGATTTGAAAGTGGTCCCTGGAGGCCAATCAATTGGAGTGAAATTGAATACATTAGGTGTACTAGTTGTAGGATTTCATCAAATTGAAACTAGCCAGGGGAAAGCATCACCTGGAGAAAATGCTGGAATTCAAATCGGAGATATTATTACAAAGATAAACGGTACGAAAATTGAGAAGATGAATGATGTAACTCCTTTCATCGAGAAATCTGGAAAAACAGGTAGTCCACTACAATTGGTAGTGAAACGAAACGACCAATTAATTGAAACTACTTTGACCCCTGTTAAATCAGAGCATGACCAATCGTATAGAATTGGGCTATATATTCGTGATTCTGCAGCAGGAATTGGAACCATGACTTTTTACGAACCAAATTCAAAAAAATTTGGTGCATTGGGGCATGTGATTTCAGATATGGACACAAAAAAGCCAATTGTCGTCCATGATGGAAAAATTGTTCGCTCAACTGTCACCTCTATAGAGAAAGGCAGTAATGGAAGCCCAGGTGAAAAATTAGCAAGATTTTCTGATAACAAAGAAATTATTGGAAACATCTCACGTAATACTCCATTTGGGATTTTCGGGCAGTTAGAGAAAGGACTTCAAAATGGTGTAATGGATCAGCCTTTGCCTATCGCTCTTTCTCATGAAGTGAAAAAAGGGCCAGCTAAGATTTTAACCGTTGTGGAAAAGGATAAAGTTGAAGCGTATGATGTTGAAATTGTTAGTACGGTTAACCAAAAGTTTCCTGCAACAAAAGGTATGGTTATAAAAATAACTGATTCAAAGTTGTTAGAGAAAACGGGTGGTATTGTTCAAGGAATGAGTGGTAGTCCCATTATTCAAGATGGAAAGATAATAGGAGCAGTAACACATGTATTCGTCAACGACCCAACTTCTGGATACGGTGTGCACATTGAGTGGATGTTACAAGATGCGGGAATTGATATTTATCAGAAGAAAGATCAAAAAGAAGCGAGCTAA
- a CDS encoding sigma 54-interacting transcriptional regulator, whose translation MQKVMIIGAGRGGTALIKNLHNAQMLQIVAVVDKNPDAPGMKLAQELGILTSTDWKPILTEQMDIIIEATGDDLLTKELMNVRHEHVVIIPGTIAMIMSQLMNEKETLIEKLEHKTFIQETIFNSTNDGMIGIDVNGRIFLFNKTAEKVTGMKGKEVLGQFIQDVMPTSQLMKVLSTRMIEVNQQLLLHNGVSIVTTRIPIMDDKGKLYGALSIFKDITEVEQLAEEITNLKEIQTMLKATIQSSEEAISVVDEEGRGLLINRAYTRMTGLTEEDVIGKPAEIDISEGESMHMQVLKTRRPVRGVRMKVGPNKKDVIVNVAPIIVDGKLKGSVGVIHDVSEIQTLTNELNRARQIIRTLEAKYSFDDIIGGSEEMKVAIEQAKLGAKTPATILLRGESGTGKELFAHAIHNASDRKFNKFIRVNCAAISESLLESELFGYEEGAFSGARRGGKRGYFEEANNGSIFLDEIGELSAHMQAKLLRVLQEKEIVRVGGTKPIPINVRIIAATNVNLEKAMADGDFREDLYYRLNRYPISIPPLRLRKEDIPAICNYLIGKINQDYGRNVEGISEEAMDVFLRYQWPGNVRELENILGRSIIFMHHHETIIKKEHLPQLEGAHEKNNVKKINDFVNTNTARLSDLIDQFEADVIKRALEENDYNRTKTAQMLGISIRNLYYKMEKYNLAKSNTQ comes from the coding sequence ATGCAAAAAGTGATGATTATTGGAGCTGGAAGAGGAGGAACTGCTCTTATAAAAAATTTACACAATGCCCAAATGCTGCAAATTGTTGCAGTTGTTGACAAAAATCCAGATGCCCCTGGGATGAAGTTAGCGCAAGAGCTTGGCATTTTAACCAGCACAGATTGGAAGCCTATTCTTACTGAACAAATGGACATCATCATTGAAGCGACTGGGGATGATCTACTTACGAAGGAGTTAATGAACGTACGACACGAGCATGTCGTTATTATCCCTGGAACAATCGCCATGATAATGTCTCAGTTAATGAATGAGAAGGAAACGTTAATCGAGAAATTAGAACATAAAACATTTATTCAAGAGACGATTTTTAACTCAACTAATGATGGAATGATTGGCATTGATGTAAACGGTCGAATTTTCCTGTTTAATAAAACAGCAGAAAAAGTTACAGGAATGAAAGGGAAGGAAGTGCTAGGGCAATTCATTCAAGATGTCATGCCGACAAGTCAATTAATGAAAGTGCTTTCTACCCGTATGATTGAGGTTAATCAGCAACTCCTTTTACATAACGGTGTTTCCATTGTTACAACGCGAATCCCAATCATGGATGATAAGGGAAAATTGTACGGAGCTTTATCTATATTTAAAGACATAACGGAAGTGGAACAACTTGCAGAAGAAATTACAAACTTAAAAGAGATTCAAACCATGTTAAAAGCAACGATTCAATCCTCGGAAGAAGCGATATCGGTCGTAGATGAGGAAGGAAGAGGATTGTTAATTAATAGAGCTTACACACGTATGACAGGATTAACAGAGGAAGATGTAATTGGAAAGCCCGCAGAAATTGATATTTCTGAAGGGGAAAGTATGCATATGCAAGTTTTGAAAACAAGAAGACCCGTTCGTGGTGTACGGATGAAAGTAGGTCCTAACAAAAAAGATGTTATCGTAAATGTAGCTCCTATCATCGTAGATGGAAAGCTAAAAGGTAGTGTAGGGGTTATTCATGATGTGTCCGAAATTCAAACGCTCACGAATGAATTGAACCGGGCGCGTCAAATTATTCGAACGCTAGAAGCGAAGTATTCCTTCGATGATATCATTGGTGGAAGTGAAGAAATGAAGGTTGCGATCGAGCAAGCGAAACTAGGAGCAAAAACGCCTGCAACGATTTTATTAAGAGGTGAATCAGGTACGGGAAAAGAACTTTTTGCCCATGCTATACATAATGCGAGTGATCGGAAATTTAATAAGTTTATTCGCGTAAATTGTGCCGCGATTTCAGAATCGTTGTTGGAAAGTGAATTGTTCGGATATGAAGAAGGAGCGTTTTCGGGAGCGAGACGTGGAGGGAAGCGAGGGTATTTTGAAGAGGCCAATAATGGCAGTATCTTTTTAGATGAAATAGGAGAGCTCTCGGCGCATATGCAAGCTAAATTATTGCGAGTATTACAAGAAAAAGAAATAGTACGGGTTGGAGGAACGAAGCCGATTCCAATCAATGTTCGAATCATTGCAGCTACAAATGTGAATTTAGAAAAAGCCATGGCGGATGGAGATTTCCGTGAAGATTTGTATTATCGACTCAATCGCTACCCAATCTCGATTCCTCCATTAAGGCTGCGGAAAGAAGACATTCCAGCAATATGTAATTATTTGATTGGAAAAATTAATCAGGACTATGGTCGAAACGTAGAGGGGATTAGTGAAGAAGCGATGGATGTGTTTTTGCGTTATCAATGGCCAGGGAATGTAAGGGAGTTGGAAAATATATTAGGACGCTCCATTATTTTTATGCACCACCATGAAACGATTATAAAAAAAGAGCACTTACCTCAATTAGAAGGAGCTCACGAGAAAAATAATGTGAAGAAAATAAATGATTTTGTTAATACTAATACTGCTCGACTGTCTGATTTGATCGATCAATTCGAAGCGGATGTCATAAAACGAGCTCTAGAAGAAAATGATTATAATCGAACAAAAACGGCACAAATGCTAGGGATTTCCATACGGAATTTATATTATAAAATGGAAAAGTATAATCTTGCAAAAAGTAACACGCAATAA